Proteins from a single region of Centropristis striata isolate RG_2023a ecotype Rhode Island chromosome 9, C.striata_1.0, whole genome shotgun sequence:
- the stxbp3 gene encoding syntaxin-binding protein 3, which yields MATGSDHGLKRIVWKRIKDTIITDCRKSEVWKILILDPFTTKLLSSCCKMSDLMSEKITIVEDLFKSREPVLEMKAIYFMSPTAKCVEAFIADFKSKPKYKAAYVYFTDYCPDDLFNNMKLYCAKYIRVCKEINMSFMPQEAQVFTCDNPGAFQSIYSPNSQDKKQTLETLADQLVTLCATLDEYPGVRYKKDSNMENAKTFAELVDAKLAKHYDLDDGGKKKGKTQAQLLIMERGFDPVSPILHELTYQAMAYDLIDVQSDTYKYKAKDGSEKQALLNEDDMLWVQLRHKHIAEVSEQIRKLVKEISANKKQPDGKITISNLAQMMKKMPAFRKQVTEKTIHLQLAEDCMQHFANNVEKLCKAEQDLAVGLDVEGVKVKDPMRTLLPVLLNPYSTHDKIRAVLLYIFSLSGTTDENLSKLIQHVKIEDEREFILNWKELGVPIITSQSFFSRKPTRRDRSQNETYNLSRWTPVVKDVMEDAVENKLDTRDWPHLSECPAAWNGSGAVSARQKHKGSAQDERRSGSRLIVFVLGGISYSEMRCAYEVTQAVKSCEVIIGSSHILTPTGLLNDIKALSKGPMETFTVEERSNA from the exons atggcaacggGCTCAGATCACGGTCTGAAAAGAATAGTTTGGAAAA GAATTAAAGATACAATCATTACAGACTGCAGGAAATCTGAAGTATGGAAG ATATTGATTCTGGACCCGTTCACCACCAAACTACTGTCATCATGCTGCAAAATGTCCGATCTGATGTCAGAGAAAATAACAA TTGTGGAGGACCTGTTCAAAAGCAGAGAACCTGTTCTAGAAATGAAGGCCATCTACTTCATGTCACCGACCGCTAAG TGTGTGGAAGCCTTCATTGCTGACTTCAAGTCCAAACCCAAATATAAAGCAGCGTATGTTTATTTCACTGACT attGTCCAGATGACCTGTTCAACAACATGAAGCTGTACTGCGCAAAATACATACGAGTCTGTAAGGAAATAAACATGTCCTTCATGCCACAAGAGGCACAA GTGTTCACATGTGATAATCCGGGGGCTTTCCAAAGCATCTACAGTCCCAACAGTCAGGACAAAAAGCAGACACTGGAGACACTCGCAGACCAGCTTGTCACGCTTTGTGCCACGTTGGACGAGTACCCAGGAGTCAGATACAAGAA AGACAGCAACATGGAGAACGCCAAGACCTTTGCAGAGCTGGTGGACGCTAAACTGGCCAAACACTACGATCTGGATGACGGCGGCAAGAAAAAG GGAAAGACCCAGGCTCAGCTGCTGATAATGGAGAGAGGATTTGACCCCGTCAGCCCCATCCTGCATGAGCTGACCTACCAGGCCATGGCTTACGACCTCATTGATGTCCAGAGCGACACCTACAA GTACAAGGCTAAGGATGGCTCAGAGAAGCAGGCCTTGCTGAATGAGGACGACATGCTCTGGGTGCAGCTAAGGCACAAGCACATCGCTGAGGTCTCAGA ACAAATCCGCAAGTTGGTAAAGGAGATATCTGCCAACAAGAAACAGCCAGATGGGAAG atcACAATTAGCAATTTGGCCCAGATGATGAAGAAGATGCCTGCATTCCGTAAACAAGTTACTGAG AAAACTATTCATCTGCAGTTGGCCGAGGACTGCATGCAACACTTTGCAAACAACGTGGAGAAACTCTGCAAAGCTGAACAG gACCTTGCAGTGGGGTTAGATGTGGAGGGGGTGAAGGTGAAAGATCCCATGAGGACCCTGCTGCCTGTGCTGCTAAACCCATACAGCACCCACGACAAGATCAGAGCTGTGCTGCTCTACATCTTCAGCCTCAGCG GAACAACAGACGAGAACTTAAGCAAACTTATCCAACATGTTAAGATTGAGGACGAACGAGAGTTTATACTGAACTGGAAAGAACTGGGGGTCCCCATCATCACATCG CAAAGTTTCTTCTCTCGCAAACCAACCAGACGGGATCGTTCCCAGAATGAGACTTACAACCTTTCCCGATGGACTCCTGTGGTAAAAGATGTGATGGAG GATGCCGTGGAGAACAAACTGGACACCAGAGACTGGCCACACCTGTCTGAGTGTCCTGCTGCCTGGAACGGCTCCGGGGCTGTCAG TGCCCGTCAGAAGCACAAAGGCAGCGCTCAGGACGAACGGCGGAGCGGCTCACGCCTCATCGTTTTTGTTCTAGGAGGAATCAGCTACTCTGAGATGCGCTGTGCCTACGAGGTCACTCAGGCAGTCAAATCCTGTGAGGTCATCATAG GGTCTTCTCACATTTTGACCCCGACCGGTCTCCTGAATGACATCAAGGCTCTGAGCAAAGGCCCCATGGAGACTTTTACAGTAGAGGAGAGGAGCAATGCCTGA